The Homo sapiens chromosome 5, GRCh38.p14 Primary Assembly genome includes a window with the following:
- the PCDHGC3 gene encoding protocadherin gamma-C3 isoform 2 precursor (isoform 2 precursor is encoded by transcript variant 2), with the protein MVPEAWRSGLVSTGRVVGVLLLLGALNKASTVIHYEIPEEREKGFAVGNVVANLGLDLGSLSARRFRVVSGASRRFFEVNRETGEMFVNDRLDREELCGTLPSCTVTLELVVENPLELFSVEVVIQDINDNNPAFPTQEMKLEISEAVAPGTRFPLESAHDPDVGSNSLQTYELSRNEYFALRVQTREDSTKYAELVLERALDREREPSLQLVLTALDGGTPALSASLPIHIKVLDANDNAPVFNQSLYRARVLEDAPSGTRVVQVLATDLDEGPNGEIIYSFGSHNRAGVRQLFALDLVTGMLTIKGRLDFEDTKLHEIYIQAKDKGANPEGAHCKVLVEVVDVNDNAPEITVTSVYSPVPEDAPLGTVIALLSVTDLDAGENGLVTCEVPPGLPFSLTSSLKNYFTLKTSADLDRETVPEYNLSITARDAGTPSLSALTIVRVQVSDINDNPPQSSQSSYDVYIEENNLPGAPILNLSVWDPDAPQNARLSFFLLEQGAETGLVGRYFTINRDNGIVSSLVPLDYEDRREFELTAHISDGGTPVLATNISVNIFVTDRNDNAPQVLYPRPGGSSVEMLPRGTSAGHLVSRVVGWDADAGHNAWLSYSLLGSPNQSLFAIGLHTGQISTARPVQDTDSPRQTLTVLIKDNGEPSLSTTATLTVSVTEDSPEARAEFPSGSAPREQKKNLTFYLLLSLILVSVGFVVTVFGVIIFKVYKWKQSRDLYRAPVSSLYRTPGPSLHADAVRGGLMSPHLYHQVYLTTDSRRSDPLLKKPGAASPLASRQNTLRSCDPVFYRQVLGAESAPPGQVRFSKSCLTLLVLFYSYIILRKEWSCFFSDEDVFLVMHSHFQLALPRSKLVPL; encoded by the coding sequence ATGGTCCCAGAGGCCTGGAGGAGCGGACTGGTAAGCACCGGGAGGGTAGTGGGAGTTTTGCTTCTGCTTGGTGCCTTGAACAAGGCTTCCACGGTCATTCACTATGAGATCccggaggaaagagagaagggttTCGCTGTGGGCAACGTGGTCGCGAACCTTGGTTTGGATCTCGGTAGCCTCTCAGCCCGCAGGTTCCGGGTGGTGTCTGGAGCTAGCCGAAGATTCTTTGAGGTGAACCGGGAGACCGGAGAGATGTTTGTGAACGACCGTCTGGATCGAGAGGAGCTGTGTGGGACACTGCCCTCTTGCACTGTAACTCTGGAGTTGGTAGTGGAGAACCCGCTGGAGCTGTTCAGCGTGGAAGTGGTGATCCAGGACATCAACGACAACAATCCTGCTTTCCCTACCCAGGAAATGAAATTGGAGATTAGCGAGGCCGTGGCTCCGGGGACGCGCTTTCCGCTCGAGAGCGCGCACGATCCCGATGTGGGAAGCAACTCTTTACAAACCTATGAGCTGAGCCGAAATGAATACTTTGCGCTTCGCGTGCAGACGCGGGAGGACAGCACCAAGTACGCGGAGCTGGTGTTGGAGCGCGCCCTGGACCGAGAACGGGAGCCTAGTCTCCAGTTAGTGCTGACGGCGTTGGACGGAGGGACCCCAGCTCTCTCCGCCAGCCTGCCTATTCACATCAAGGTGCTGGACGCGAATGACAATGCGCCTGTCTTCAACCAGTCCTTGTACCGGGCGCGCGTCCTGGAGGATGCACCCTCCGGCACGCGCGTGGTACAAGTCCTTGCAACGGATCTGGATGAAGGCCCCAACGGTGAAATTATTTACTCCTTCGGCAGCCACAACCGCGCCGGCGTGCGGCAACTATTCGCCTTAGACCTTGTAACCGGGATGCTGACAATCAAGGGTCGGCTGGACTTCGAGGACACCAAACTCCATGAGATTTACATCCAGGCCAAAGACAAGGGCGCCAATCCCGAAGGAGCACATTGCAAAGTGTTGGTGGAGGTTGTGGATGTGAATGACAACGCCCCGGAGATCACAGTCACCTCCGTGTACAGCCCAGTACCCGAGGATGCCCCTCTGGGGACTGTCATCGCTTTGCTCAGTGTGACTGACCTGGATGCTGGCGAGAACGGGCTGGTGACCTGCGAAGTTCCACCGGGTCTCCCTTTCAGCCTTACTTCTTCCCTCAAGAATTACTTCACTTTGAAAACCAGTGCAGACCTGGATCGGGAGACTGTGCCAGAATACAACCTCAGCATCACCGCCCGAGACGCCGGAACCCCTTCCCTCTCAGCCCTTACAATAGTGCGTGTTCAAGTGTCCGACATCAATGACAACCCTCCACAATCTTCTCAATCTTCCTACGACGTTTACATTGAAGAAAACAACCTCCCCGGGGCTCCAATACTAAACCTAAGTGTCTGGGACCCCGACGCCCCGCAGAATGCtcggctttctttctttctcttggagCAAGGAGCTGAAACCGGGCTAGTGGGTCGCTATTTCACAATAAATCGTGACAATGGCATAGTGTCATCCTTAGTGCCCCTAGACTATGAGGATCGGCGGGAATTTGAATTAACAGCTCATATCAGCGATGGGGGCACCCCGGTCCTAGCCACCAACATCAGCGTGAACATATTTGTCACTGATCGCAATGACAATGCCCCCCAGGTCCTATATCCTCGGCCAGGTGGGAGCTCGGTGGAGATGCTGCCTCGAGGTACCTCAGCTGGCCACCTAGTGTCACGGGTGGTAGGCTGGGACGCGGATGCAGGGCACAATGCCTGGCTCTCCTACAGTCTCTTGGGATCCCCTAACCAGAGCCTTTTTGCCATAGGGCTGCACACTGGTCAAATCAGTACTGCCCGTCCAGTCCAAGACACAGATTCACCCAGGCAGACTCTCACGGTCTTGATCAAAGACAATGGGGAGCCTTCGCTCTCCACCACTGCTACCCTCACTGTGTCAGTAACCGAGGACTCTCCTGAAGCCCGAGCCGAGTTCCCCTCTGGCTCTGCCCCCCgggagcagaaaaaaaatctcacctTTTATCTACTTCTTTCTCTAATCCTGGTTTCTGTGGGGTTTGTGGTCACAGTGTTCGGAGTAATCATATTCAAAGTTTACAAGTGGAAGCAGTCTAGAGACCTATACCGAGCCCCGGTGAGCTCACTGTACCGAACACCAGGGCCCTCCTTGCACGCGGACGCCGTGCGGGGAGGCCTGATGTCGCCGCACCTTTACCATCAGGTGTATCTCACCACGGACTCCCGCCGCAGCGACCCGCTGCTGAAGAAACCTGGTGCAGCCAGTCCACTGGCCAGCCGCCAGAACACGCTGCGGAGCTGTGATCCGGTGTTCTATAGGCAGGTGTTGGGTGCAGAGAGCGCCCCTCCCGGACAGGTAAGGTTTAGCAAGTCATGCTTGACCCTGTTAGTGCTTTTTTATTCCTACATCATATTGAGGAAGGAATGGAGCTGTTTTTTTAGTGATGAAGATGTTTTCCTGGTGATGCATTCACACTTTCAACTGGCCCTTCCTAGATCAAAGTTAGTGCCTTTGTGA
- the PCDHGC4 gene encoding protocadherin gamma-C4 isoform 2 precursor (isoform 2 precursor is encoded by transcript variant 2), with protein MLRKVRSWTEIWRWATLLFLFYHLGYVCGQIRYPVPEESQEGTFVGNVAQDFLLDTDSLSARRLQVAGEVNQRHFRVDLDSGALLIKNPIDREALCGLSASCIVPLEFVTEGPLEMYRAEVEIVDVNDHAPRFPRQQLDLEIGEAAPPGQRFPLEKAQDADVGSNSISSYRLSSNEHFALDVKKRSDGSLVPELLLEKPLDREKQSDYRLVLTAVDGGNPPRSGTAELRVSVLDVNDNAPAFQQSSYRISVLESAPAGMVLIQLNASDPDLGPSGNVTFYFSGHTPDRVRNLFSLHPTTGKLTLLGPLDFESENYYEFDVRARDGGSPAMEQHCSLRVDLLDVNDNAPYITVTSELGTLPESAEPGTVVALISVQDPDSGSNGDVSLRIPDHLPFALKSAFRNQFSLVTAGPLDREAKSSYDIMVTASDAGNPPLSTHRTIFLNISDVNDNPPSFFQRSHEVFVPENNRPGDLLCSLAASDPDSGLNALISYSLLEPRNRDVSASSFISLNPQTGAVHATRSFDYEQTQTLQFEVQARDRGNPPLSSTVTVRLFVLDLNDNAPAVLRPRARPGSLCPQALPPSVGAGHLITKVTAVDLDSGYNAWVSYQLLEAPDPSLFAVSRYAGEVRTAVPIPADLPPQKLVIVVKDSGSPPLSTSVTLLVSLEEDTHPVVPDLRESSAPREGESRLTLYLAVSLVAICFVSFGSFVALLSKCLRGAACGVTCFPAGTCACLTRSRRREGLPPSNGILRIQLGSDDPIKFVDVGGHSHGCTPLASAPTRSDSFMMVKSPSAPMAGEPVRPSCPPSDLLYGLEVRPLQAQQMLEGYSDPGIWLGHVLESTGLSVSAHSDVTIFVRGNYVVDAVLCNCFVN; from the coding sequence ATGCTCCGCAAGGTGAGAAGCTGGACAGAAATCTGGCGGTGGGCTACCCTTTTGTTCCTCTTTTACCACCTGGGTTACGTTTGTGGGCAGATCCGCTACCCGGTCCCAGAGGAGTCACAGGAAGGGACTTTTGTAGGGAATGTCGCTCAAGATTTCCTGCTGGATACGGACAGTCTGTCAGCTCGCAGGCTGCAGGTCGCTGGAGAGGTGAACCAAAGACACTTCCGTGTGGATTTGGACAGCGGAGCCCTGCTCATCAAGAACCCAATCGACCGAGAGGCACTGTGTGGGCTCAGTGCCAGCTGCATCGTGCCCCTGGAGTTTGTCACCGAAGGTCCTTTGGAAATGTACCGAGCAGAGGTAGAGATCGTAGATGTGAATGATCACGCCCCCCGTTTTCCGCGGCAGCAGCTGGACTTGGAAATTGGGGAGGCAGCTCCTCCAGGACAGCGTTTCCCGTTGGAAAAGGCTCAGGATGCAGATGTGGGGAGCAATTCGATTAGCAGCTATAGGCTGAGCTCCAATGAACACTTTGCACTGGATGTGAAGAAGCGCAGCGACGGCAGCCTGGTCCCAGAGCTGCTCCTGGAGAAGCCTTTGGATCGAGAGAAGCAATCGGACTACCGCCTGGTGCTGACTGCTGTCGATGGAGGGAACCCGCCGAGATCTGGCACCGCAGAGCTCCGGGTATCCGTGCTGGACGTAAACGACAACGCCCCAGCCTTCCAGCAATCCAGCTACAGGATTAGTGTGTTGGAGAGCGCACCAGCGGGCATGGTGCTCATCCAGCTCAATGCCTCAGACCCGGACCTGGGTCCCAGTGGTAACGTCACCTTTTATTTCAGTGGTCATACCCCTGATCGTGTAAGAAACCTCTTTAGCCTGCACCCCACTACTGGAAAGCTTACTCTTTTGGGGCCCCTAGACTTTGAGAGTGAGAATTACTATGAATTTGATGTGCGGGCTCGCGATGGGGGTTCTCCAGCCATGGAGCAACATTGCAGCCTTCGAGTGGATCTGCTGGACGTAAATGACAATGCCCCTTACATCACAGTGACCTCAGAGCTTGGAACCCTCCCCGAGAGTGCAGAACCTGGCACTGTGGTGGCACTTATCAGTGTGCAGGATCCAGACTCAGGGTCAAACGGAGATGTGAGCCTCCGCATTCCTGACCACTTGCCATTTGCCCTCAAGTCTGCCTTCAGGAACCAGTTCTCCCTGGTGACTGCTGGACCCTTGGATCGAGAGGCCAAATCTAGCTATGACATCATGGTCACTGCTTCTGATGCTGGGAACCCTCCTCTCAGTACCCACAGAACTATTTTCCTCAATATTTCAGATGTGAATGATAATCCACCCTCTTTCTTTCAGAGGTCACATGAGGTGTTTGTTCCTGAGAACAATCGCCCAGGGGACCTGCTTTGCTCCCTTGCAGCCTCTGACCCAGACTCTGGCTTGAATGCGCTTATCTCCTACTCACTCCTGGAGCCCAGGAATCGAGATGTATCAGCTTCCTCTTTCATCTCTCTGAACCCCCAGACAGGAGCTGTTCATGCTACTCGATCCTTTGACTATGAGCAAACCCAGACACTGCAGTTTGAGGTGCAGGCCCGGGAtcggggcaacccaccccttagCAGCACTGTAACAGTTCGTCTATTTGTGCTGGACCTCAATGACAATGCTCCAGCTGTGCTCCGTCCTCGGGCCCGGCCTGGTTCCTTATGTCCCCAAGCACTGCCTCCATCAGTTGGTGCTGGCCACCTAATCACAAAGGTGACTGCTGTGGACTTGGATTCAGGTTACAATGCTTGGGTTTCCTATCAGCTCCTGGAGGCCCCAGATCCCAGCCTGTTTGCAGTCTCTCGATATGCTGGGGAGGTGCGGACGGCTGTTCCTATCCCAGCTGACCTCCCACCACAGAAGCTGGTCATTGTGGTAAAGGATAGTGGTAGTCCACCACTCTCTACCTCTGTTACTCTCTTAGTGTCCTTAGAGGAAGACACTCATCCAGTTGTCCCAGATCTTCGAGAATCTTCAGCTCCAAGGGAAGGAGAATCTCGTCTAACCCTCTACTTGGCTGTGTCCCTAGTGGCAATTTGCTTTGTCTCCTTTGGCTCATTCGTGGCACTACTCTCTAAGTGTCTTCGTGGGGCAGCCTGTGGAGTCACATGCTTTCCTGCTGGCACCTGTGCCTGTCTCACCAGATCTCGAAGGAGGGAGGGGCTTCCCCCTTCCAATGGGATCCTCCGAATCCAGCTAGGGTCAGATGACCCTATCAAGTTTGTTGATGTGGGAGGCCACTCTCATGGCTGTACACCCTTGGCTTCTGCACCCACTCGGAGTGATAGCTTCATGATGGTGAAGTCACCCAGTGCACCTATGGCAGGGGAGCCTGTTCGCCCAAGCTGCCCACCCTCTGATCTTCTCTATGGGCTAGAGGTGAGACCTTTGCAGGCTCAACAAATGCTTGAGGGTTATTCTGATCCAGGCATATGGCTAGGCCATGTCCTAGAGAGTACTGGCCTCTCAGTAAGTGCCCATAGTGATGTCACCATTTTTGTAAGAGGTAACTATGTGGTAGACGCTGTGCTTTGTAACTGTTTCGTGAATTAA